A region of Fibrobacter succinogenes subsp. succinogenes S85 DNA encodes the following proteins:
- a CDS encoding helix-turn-helix transcriptional regulator, translating into MAEKTRGERTVQLFAHLISNPDKSYSISNLMEVLQIPEGERRNVQRDMSFLVSMNNGAYIQTHGKGRSFAYQSAIKTADRLLFPNFENTMLHFVFLQRIANIYPATSELIFALLEKINKTLPASERKALQQVSDALNTKILFMGTPPNFEEDASDKLKTILRAIHDHRKILVEYATPEKVEKKVRIPLMIIIYQNEIYIGCESQSNPGKTYVLKFRRIKSVELTKETFQENPKVIETLRKRVMLGSAILGTQDPKAEDVEIIFDPSAKFYLDEKPFHRSMKVEELKNGQLRVTMKVEANELLYRWVLSYADSATVIKPISLRNRLYDFSGFLYSTYSHR; encoded by the coding sequence CTATTCCATCAGTAATTTGATGGAAGTGTTGCAGATTCCAGAGGGAGAACGCCGCAATGTGCAGCGCGACATGAGCTTTCTCGTGTCCATGAACAACGGAGCGTACATACAAACGCACGGCAAAGGGCGTTCATTCGCCTATCAGTCCGCCATCAAGACGGCAGACCGCCTGCTGTTCCCGAATTTTGAAAACACGATGCTGCATTTCGTATTCTTGCAGCGCATTGCCAACATCTACCCCGCGACAAGCGAACTGATTTTCGCATTGCTTGAAAAGATCAACAAGACTCTGCCAGCAAGCGAACGGAAAGCGCTCCAGCAAGTTTCCGATGCTCTGAATACAAAAATTCTCTTTATGGGAACACCACCAAATTTCGAGGAAGACGCGAGCGACAAACTCAAGACCATTTTGCGAGCCATTCACGATCACCGTAAAATTCTAGTGGAATACGCTACCCCAGAAAAAGTGGAAAAGAAAGTGCGCATTCCGCTGATGATCATCATTTATCAAAACGAGATTTACATCGGCTGCGAATCGCAAAGCAATCCGGGTAAGACGTACGTTCTCAAGTTCCGTCGCATCAAAAGCGTCGAGCTCACCAAAGAAACATTCCAAGAAAATCCTAAAGTTATCGAAACACTCCGCAAGCGTGTCATGCTCGGTTCCGCTATTTTAGGCACGCAAGATCCGAAAGCCGAAGATGTCGAAATCATTTTCGACCCAAGCGCCAAATTCTACCTTGATGAAAAGCCGTTCCACCGTTCCATGAAAGTCGAGGAGCTGAAAAACGGTCAATTACGCGTCACGATGAAGGTCGAGGCAAACGAACTACTTTACCGTTGGGTTCTTTCGTACGCGGACAGCGCCACAGTCATCAAGCCAATTTCGCTCCGCAATCGCCTATACGATTTTTCAGGTTTCCTATACAGCACATACTCCCATCGATAG